A window of Megalops cyprinoides isolate fMegCyp1 chromosome 13, fMegCyp1.pri, whole genome shotgun sequence genomic DNA:
GTATGCGTGGTCTGAACAGAACGGTTGTATAATCAaaatatgaagatttttttcatttgcatattttggGGATCACTTGAGTTGAACTGAAGACAGACTGGGAGCCTCTAAGATAAAGTTCACCTGTTAGCCTGAACATGTAAGCAACTATAAAGCAATGTCGCAGGAATGGCTTTGTACACGGACTGCAAAGACTCAGATGTATACTCAGATGTATCAAAAGTTCCCAGCTACCTGCATGTGCTGCCGCAGGCATATAATAACAGGTGCACGGTTCTGACAATGCATTACAGCAACCAGCTATCCACCTTTCCCCCCCGCCCTAAACCAGTGCTCTAACTTCGTCTTCCTGTGTATGTTATTCGGGGGAAATATATAATTCAGCAATcgaaaacataaaaacaaaatggagttTGCCATGGTAGGTGCAGAAAGTGGTGGGTGCAACAGCCACCTGCCTTACGGATACGCCCAAGCGCGCGCAAGGGAGCGAGAGcgcgagagggagagacaggcgCACACGCgagcggcagcggcagcagcggcggcagcTGCTGAAGCCGGATCgggcggagagggaggggggtcctCCTCCAGCTATCACCACAACAACCACAACCACCAACAGCATCAGTCTCGCACCGCCTACTCATCCCATGCCAACAACAGTAGCGGCACCGCCTCgcgcccctcctcctccttctcctcctcctcctcctcgcaacagccgcagcagcagcaccatcaCGAACCACAACAGCAAGCTCTCAGAGGCAGGAAAAAGCAACGGGGTGCGGAGCACCGGAGAAGGAACCGCTCGATTCTCGGCGGGGACTTGCGCCACTCGGAGTTGGCGCTGCTCGGGTCCGAGGAGGAAATTATgatagaggaggaggaggcggaaggagaagaagaagaagaggaggacggaggaggaggagggggtggtgaagagacaagagaaaagagaaaaagtttTCTCTGTAACATGGATGATGAAGAGGAGACAGTCTCACTCACCGACAGACGTCCCCAACCAGGCTACGAAAATGTTTACAGTGAGTATGGGTGCTGTGAGAGAGTTGTGATCAACGTGTCGGGTCTGAAGTTTGAGACGCAACTGAAGACTCTCACGCAGTTTCCTGACACTCTCTTGGGGGACCCCGAAAAACGAATCAGGTACTTTGACCCCCTGAGGAACGAGTACTTTTTTGACAGAAATCGACCAAGCTTCGACGCTATTCTCTATTACTACCAATCTGGTGGGAGGTTAAAGAGGCCTGTCAATGTAccctttgacattttttcagaaGAGGTGAAGTTCTACGAGCTTGGAGAAGATGCCATGCTGAAGTTTCGGGAAGATGAGGGCTTTgtaaaggaggaagagaaaccCTTACCAGAAGACGAGTTCAAACGACAAGTTTGGCTTCTGTTTGAATATCCCGAAAGTTCAAGTCCTGCAAGAGGAATCGCAGTAGTGTCGGTTTTGGTCATCGTTATATCCATAGTCATTTTCTGTCTAGAAACTTTGCCGGAATTCAGGGACGACAAAGAATTCCTCAGCGCAGGTAACAATTCAGCATACTCAGACAATGGATTTACACCTTTCAACGACCCGTTTTTCATTGTCGaaactgtatgtattatttggttttcttttgaaataataGTCCGCTTCTTTGCAAGCCCTAGCAAAGctgctttctttaaaaacattatgAATTCTATTGACATTGTATCCATCTTGCCTTATTTCATTACTCTTGGCACAGATCTTGCCCAACAGCAAGGCAACGGGCAGCAAGCGATGACCTTTGCTATTCTCAGAATAATTCGTCTTGTCAGAGTCTTTCGCATCTTCAAGCTCTCCAGGCACTCGAAAGGTTTGCAAATCCTCGGACATACCCTGAGAGCCAGTATGAGAGAACTGGCGCTGCTGATTTTCTTCCTTGTGATTGGCGTTATTTTGTTCTCAAGTGCTGTGTATTTTGCTGAAGCAGATGAGCCCACATCTCAATTTACAAGCATCCCTGACGCTTTTTGGTGGGCAGTCGTTACCATGACCACGGTCGGATACGGGGACATGAAACCAATTACAGTTGGTGGTAAAATAGTGGGTTCACTCTGTGCCATAGCGGGTGTGTTAACTATTGCTTTACCCGTCCCGGTCATTGTGTCCAACTTCAACTATTTTTATCACAGAGAGACCGACAATGAAGACCAAACACCAATTGTGCAGAACACACCTCCCTGCCCTTATTTCCCCACAAACTTCCTCAAGAAATTTAGGGGATCCCCCTCGGCTTCTTCGATGGGAGATAAAGCCGAGTACATGGAAATGGAAGAAGGGGTGACCGAGTCCCTATGTGGAGTGGAAAAGCAAAGCCCGAGCAAAGGAAACGGTACAGAAATAGTCAGAAAGAATAGCTCCAATCCCAAATCGCTTCAAACGGACGTGTGACAACACACTTATCTGTATTTATAGTTAGCCACATGTTTTGAACTGAGATGCAATGTTGATATGACTCGATGGAGAAGTTCTGAGATAATGGCTCCCtaattacagtggaaaaattGCATGACATGCTGATATTCTTTGACATACCGCCACTGACgttcaaaatgtaacataaatacTGTCTTTCTCGGCTAGCTAAAGTGGACCACTCTTTGATTTGGGCTTCCTTTGGAGAGAGATTAAACCATTCATTAACTCAAAACAGGCAATGCCGACATCACGAGCTTTAATTAGCCAACGTTGTGAGCCAAACATTCAAAGGGATTTATATGTACGTGCATTTAAACCATAGCTAGCTAAAGATATTCTTATACGAAACTAA
This region includes:
- the kcna4 gene encoding potassium voltage-gated channel subfamily A member 4: MEFAMVGAESGGCNSHLPYGYAQARARERERERERQAHTRAAAAAAAAAAEAGSGGEGGGSSSSYHHNNHNHQQHQSRTAYSSHANNSSGTASRPSSSFSSSSSSQQPQQQHHHEPQQQALRGRKKQRGAEHRRRNRSILGGDLRHSELALLGSEEEIMIEEEEAEGEEEEEEDGGGGGGGEETREKRKSFLCNMDDEEETVSLTDRRPQPGYENVYSEYGCCERVVINVSGLKFETQLKTLTQFPDTLLGDPEKRIRYFDPLRNEYFFDRNRPSFDAILYYYQSGGRLKRPVNVPFDIFSEEVKFYELGEDAMLKFREDEGFVKEEEKPLPEDEFKRQVWLLFEYPESSSPARGIAVVSVLVIVISIVIFCLETLPEFRDDKEFLSAGNNSAYSDNGFTPFNDPFFIVETVCIIWFSFEIIVRFFASPSKAAFFKNIMNSIDIVSILPYFITLGTDLAQQQGNGQQAMTFAILRIIRLVRVFRIFKLSRHSKGLQILGHTLRASMRELALLIFFLVIGVILFSSAVYFAEADEPTSQFTSIPDAFWWAVVTMTTVGYGDMKPITVGGKIVGSLCAIAGVLTIALPVPVIVSNFNYFYHRETDNEDQTPIVQNTPPCPYFPTNFLKKFRGSPSASSMGDKAEYMEMEEGVTESLCGVEKQSPSKGNGTEIVRKNSSNPKSLQTDV